One Micromonospora sp. WMMD812 genomic window carries:
- a CDS encoding TIGR03885 family FMN-dependent LLM class oxidoreductase: MTVFGFHASHEQIHPRALLDAVVHAERAGFDAAMSSDHFSPWSARQGHSGFAWSWLGAALQATGLPFGVVNAPGQRYHPAVIAQAIGTLAAMYPGRFWAALGTGEASNEHITGDGWPRKDVRTARLRECVDVIRALLAGEEVSHDGLVRVDRARLWTRPEEPPALIGAAVSVPTARWCAEWADGLITVNAPVEHLRRMIDAYRDAGGRGPLHLQVHLSWAPDQAEAEAVAYDQWRSNVFAPPVCWDLDTAELFDAVSADVPLERVTRVVNVSADLGRHVGWLKEYLTLGFDQIALHHVGQQQRAFLDTFGAEVLPKLRTR, encoded by the coding sequence ATGACGGTGTTTGGCTTCCACGCGTCCCACGAGCAGATCCACCCCCGCGCCCTGCTGGACGCGGTGGTCCACGCCGAGCGGGCCGGCTTCGACGCCGCCATGTCCTCGGACCACTTCTCCCCGTGGAGCGCCCGCCAGGGCCACTCCGGCTTCGCCTGGTCCTGGCTCGGCGCCGCGCTCCAGGCCACCGGGCTGCCGTTCGGCGTGGTGAACGCCCCCGGCCAGCGATACCACCCGGCCGTCATCGCCCAGGCGATCGGCACCCTCGCCGCCATGTACCCGGGCCGGTTCTGGGCCGCCCTCGGCACCGGCGAGGCGAGCAACGAGCACATCACCGGCGACGGCTGGCCGCGCAAGGACGTCCGGACGGCCCGGCTGCGGGAGTGCGTCGACGTGATCCGCGCGCTGCTGGCCGGCGAGGAGGTCAGCCACGACGGCCTGGTACGGGTGGACCGGGCGCGGCTGTGGACCCGGCCCGAGGAACCACCGGCGCTGATCGGCGCGGCGGTCAGCGTGCCCACCGCCCGCTGGTGTGCCGAGTGGGCGGACGGGCTGATCACCGTGAACGCGCCGGTGGAGCACCTCCGCCGGATGATCGACGCCTACCGGGACGCCGGCGGCCGGGGGCCGCTGCACCTCCAGGTGCACCTGAGCTGGGCCCCCGACCAGGCCGAGGCGGAGGCCGTGGCGTACGACCAGTGGCGCAGCAACGTCTTCGCCCCGCCGGTCTGCTGGGACCTGGACACCGCCGAGCTCTTCGACGCGGTCTCCGCCGACGTGCCGTTGGAGCGGGTGACCCGGGTCGTCAACGTCTCGGCCGACCTGGGCCGGCACGTCGGGTGGCTGAAGGAGTACCTGACGCTCGGCTTCGACCAGATCGCCCTGCACCACGTCGGTCAGCAGCAACGCGCCTTCCTCGACACGTTCGGCGCCGAGGTGCTGCCGAAGCTGCGCACCCGCTGA
- a CDS encoding exodeoxyribonuclease III produces the protein MRLATWNVNSVKARLPRLLDWLAGTAPDVVCLQETKCPDGAFPVAKVGELGYTVASHSDGRWNGVALLSRVGLTDVTVGFPGEPGFPQPEARAISATCGGLRVWSVYVPNGRTPDDPHYAYKLAWLAALRDALEEELTGGLPLVVCGDFNVAPTDADVWDPKVFTHSTHVTPAERAALGALRDLGLSDVVPTPMKGPHPFTYWDYRAGMFHQNKGMRIDLVYASAAFLRVVSSAYVDREARKGKGPSDHAPIVVDAGLVPAVETF, from the coding sequence ATGCGCCTGGCGACCTGGAACGTGAACTCGGTGAAGGCCCGGCTCCCGCGGCTGCTCGACTGGCTCGCGGGCACCGCGCCGGACGTGGTCTGCCTGCAGGAGACCAAGTGCCCGGACGGCGCCTTCCCGGTGGCCAAGGTGGGCGAGCTGGGCTACACGGTGGCCAGCCACAGCGACGGCCGGTGGAACGGGGTGGCGCTGCTGTCCCGGGTCGGCCTGACCGACGTGACCGTCGGGTTCCCCGGCGAGCCGGGCTTTCCCCAGCCCGAGGCACGGGCCATCTCGGCCACCTGTGGCGGGCTCCGGGTGTGGTCGGTGTACGTGCCGAACGGCCGGACGCCGGACGACCCGCACTACGCGTACAAGCTGGCCTGGCTGGCCGCGTTGCGCGACGCGCTGGAGGAGGAGCTGACCGGCGGGTTGCCGCTGGTGGTCTGCGGTGACTTCAACGTCGCCCCGACCGACGCGGACGTGTGGGACCCGAAGGTCTTCACCCACTCCACCCACGTCACGCCGGCCGAGCGGGCCGCGCTGGGCGCGCTGCGCGACCTGGGGCTCAGCGACGTGGTGCCCACTCCGATGAAGGGGCCGCACCCGTTCACGTACTGGGACTACCGGGCCGGGATGTTCCACCAGAACAAGGGCATGCGGATCGACCTGGTCTACGCCTCCGCGGCGTTCCTCCGCGTGGTCAGCTCGGCGTACGTGGACCGCGAGGCGCGTAAGGGCAAGGGCCCGTCCGACCACGCACCGATCGTGGTCGACGCTGGCCTGGTCCCGGCCGTGGAGACGTTCTGA
- a CDS encoding GDSL-type esterase/lipase family protein, producing the protein MPRRWVAAVACLAALVALACEGGGEGEPRPTRGTPQPGGSGGIAALGDSITTGFGSCLVLTSCERNSWSTGDGLRVESLYRRLRDRDPAIRGRAHNHARPGARAAGLEEQARAAVRDDVDHVTVLIGANDACRGGIEAMTPVAEFRAGIDRGLRALRAGRPKARVLVVSVPDLYRLWEVGHADSRAVRAWRRGVCPALLADATSTAPADRARRAAFRDRITAYNAQLVAACRAYGSRCRHDGGAVHRVRFTLELVNPLDWFHPNAAGQDRLAEVTWRASGFAD; encoded by the coding sequence ATGCCTCGACGCTGGGTCGCCGCCGTCGCCTGCCTCGCGGCGCTCGTCGCGCTCGCCTGCGAGGGCGGCGGCGAGGGGGAGCCACGCCCCACCCGCGGCACCCCGCAGCCCGGCGGGTCCGGGGGCATCGCCGCCCTCGGCGACTCGATCACCACCGGGTTCGGCTCCTGCCTGGTGCTCACCTCGTGCGAGCGCAACTCCTGGTCCACCGGCGACGGGCTGCGGGTGGAGAGTCTCTACCGGCGGCTCCGCGACCGTGACCCGGCGATCCGCGGCCGTGCGCACAACCACGCCCGGCCGGGCGCCCGCGCGGCCGGGCTGGAGGAGCAGGCCCGGGCGGCGGTACGCGACGACGTCGACCACGTCACCGTGCTCATCGGCGCCAACGACGCCTGCCGCGGCGGAATCGAGGCGATGACGCCGGTAGCCGAGTTCCGGGCCGGGATCGACCGGGGGCTGCGCGCCCTCCGTGCCGGCCGCCCGAAGGCGCGGGTGCTCGTGGTCAGCGTCCCCGACCTATACCGGCTCTGGGAGGTGGGGCACGCCGACTCCCGGGCGGTCCGGGCGTGGCGGCGCGGCGTCTGTCCCGCGCTGCTCGCCGACGCGACGTCGACCGCGCCCGCGGACCGGGCCCGGCGCGCCGCCTTCCGCGATCGGATCACCGCCTACAACGCCCAACTGGTCGCCGCGTGCCGGGCGTACGGGTCGCGGTGCCGGCACGACGGCGGCGCGGTGCACCGGGTCCGGTTCACACTGGAGCTGGTGAACCCGCTGGACTGGTTCCACCCGAACGCGGCCGGGCAGGACCGGCTCGCCGAGGTGACGTGGCGGGCCTCCGGCTTCGCCGACTGA
- a CDS encoding antibiotic biosynthesis monooxygenase, whose translation MAVVKINAIDVPPGAGEELEKRFAARAGAVENSPGFLGFELLRPVAGENRYFVYTKWETEEAYQAWAAGPSRAAHAGQQQRPVASGATLLEFEVVQQVP comes from the coding sequence ATGGCAGTCGTGAAGATCAACGCGATCGACGTCCCGCCCGGCGCCGGCGAGGAGCTGGAGAAGCGGTTCGCGGCCCGGGCCGGCGCGGTGGAGAACTCGCCCGGCTTCCTCGGGTTCGAGCTGCTCCGCCCGGTGGCCGGGGAGAACCGCTACTTCGTGTACACGAAGTGGGAGACGGAGGAGGCCTACCAGGCGTGGGCCGCCGGCCCGTCCCGGGCCGCGCACGCCGGTCAGCAGCAGCGCCCCGTCGCCTCCGGCGCCACCCTGCTCGAGTTCGAGGTGGTCCAACAGGTCCCCTGA
- a CDS encoding LLM class F420-dependent oxidoreductase — MVVKLGLHYWSFTTPSEPELITPTLTRAARIADQAGFASFTVMDHYFQMEAVAPAEEPMLEAYTTLGYVAGQTERMTLGVLVTGVMYRYPGLLAKIVTTLDVLSNGRARLGIGASWYEREQRGLGVPVVPVGERFERLEETLQICLQMWSENNGPFEGRHYRLAETLSVPAPIRRPRPPIMIGGGGEKKTLLLVARYADACNLFGTDELRHKLDVLRSHCEAEGRDYDSIEKTVVMRVPPLDEPDAFLAAARDYAALGVTEVQVTPDRHPVEFTEQVAERLLPKLADIG; from the coding sequence GTGGTTGTGAAACTGGGCCTGCACTACTGGAGCTTCACCACCCCGTCGGAGCCGGAGCTGATCACACCCACGCTGACCCGGGCCGCGCGGATCGCCGACCAGGCCGGGTTCGCCTCCTTCACCGTCATGGACCACTACTTCCAGATGGAGGCCGTGGCACCCGCCGAGGAGCCGATGCTGGAGGCGTACACCACGCTCGGCTACGTCGCCGGCCAGACCGAGCGGATGACGCTCGGCGTGCTGGTCACCGGCGTGATGTACCGGTACCCGGGACTACTGGCGAAGATCGTCACCACCCTGGACGTGCTCTCCAACGGTCGCGCCCGCCTGGGCATCGGCGCCTCCTGGTACGAGCGGGAACAGCGTGGCCTCGGCGTGCCGGTGGTGCCCGTGGGCGAGCGGTTCGAGCGGCTCGAGGAGACGCTGCAGATCTGCCTCCAGATGTGGAGTGAGAACAACGGCCCCTTCGAGGGCCGGCACTACCGGTTGGCCGAGACCCTCTCCGTGCCGGCCCCGATCCGCCGGCCCCGCCCACCAATCATGATCGGCGGCGGCGGCGAGAAGAAGACGCTGCTGCTGGTCGCGCGGTACGCCGACGCGTGCAACCTCTTCGGCACCGACGAGCTGCGTCACAAGCTCGACGTGCTCCGGTCGCACTGCGAGGCCGAGGGGCGTGACTACGACAGCATCGAGAAGACCGTGGTGATGCGGGTGCCGCCGCTGGACGAGCCGGATGCCTTCCTCGCCGCGGCACGGGACTACGCCGCGCTCGGCGTGACCGAGGTCCAGGTGACCCCGGACCGGCACCCGGTCGAGTTCACCGAGCAGGTCGCCGAGCGGCTACTGCCGAAGCTCGCCGACATCGGCTGA
- a CDS encoding EcsC family protein encodes MTDSVPTDGQPPAPAPQPPAVAAAAPQDAPEAPPATLWDRMRDDPQYAPEHLALEAVRRLGPEAAQWARRARAEQPGASSDALAEQVIRKFVNRARLSGAVSGAAGLPGAVIDVGVLAWTQARMVLHIAAAYDVDPLHTDRATDLLVLQRVHKVAESARLALGVAAGRERAGALFGTGGQGQLGKVMLRLGVRLAQMAGVRAAKRVFAKLVPGAAIILGTWANSSATKDLAERSRALYRQRTTTVPGPRGS; translated from the coding sequence GTGACCGATTCCGTGCCCACCGACGGCCAGCCGCCCGCCCCCGCGCCGCAGCCACCGGCGGTGGCCGCGGCCGCACCCCAGGACGCGCCGGAGGCCCCGCCGGCGACGCTCTGGGACCGGATGCGTGACGATCCCCAGTACGCCCCGGAGCATCTCGCCCTGGAGGCGGTGCGCCGGCTCGGGCCCGAGGCGGCGCAGTGGGCCCGCCGGGCCCGGGCCGAGCAGCCGGGTGCCTCCTCCGACGCCCTGGCCGAGCAGGTGATCCGCAAGTTCGTGAACCGCGCGCGGCTCTCCGGCGCCGTCTCCGGGGCCGCCGGGCTGCCCGGCGCGGTGATCGACGTGGGCGTGCTGGCGTGGACCCAGGCCCGGATGGTGCTGCACATCGCGGCGGCGTACGACGTCGACCCGCTGCACACCGACCGGGCGACCGACCTGCTCGTCCTCCAGCGGGTGCACAAGGTGGCCGAGAGCGCTCGGCTGGCCCTGGGGGTCGCTGCCGGCCGGGAGCGGGCCGGCGCGCTGTTCGGCACGGGTGGGCAGGGCCAGTTGGGCAAGGTGATGCTGCGGCTCGGCGTCCGGCTCGCCCAGATGGCCGGCGTGCGGGCCGCCAAGCGCGTCTTCGCCAAGCTCGTGCCCGGCGCCGCGATCATCCTCGGCACCTGGGCCAACTCCTCGGCCACCAAGGACCTCGCCGAGCGCTCCCGGGCGCTCTACCGCCAGCGCACCACCACCGTCCCCGGCCCGCGCGGCTCCTGA
- the trmB gene encoding tRNA (guanosine(46)-N7)-methyltransferase TrmB, with the protein MTGRQTDALGRLFPAYGLDVPDGPGEPIDPAGLFGRPAPVVLEIGSGMGDTTAAMAAADPDRDYLAVEVHTPGIANLLDLVERRDLRNVRVARGDALELVRRLPEGSLDAVHVFFPDPWPKARHHKRRLIQPAHVALLRDRLAPGGTLHCATDWAEYAEAMRETLDADPELVSAHDGYAPRPAHRPVTKFERRALHAGRPVADLIYQRR; encoded by the coding sequence ATGACCGGCCGGCAGACCGACGCGCTGGGCCGGCTGTTTCCGGCGTACGGCCTCGACGTGCCGGACGGGCCCGGCGAGCCGATCGACCCGGCCGGCCTGTTCGGCCGGCCCGCCCCGGTGGTGCTGGAGATCGGCTCGGGCATGGGCGACACCACCGCCGCGATGGCCGCGGCCGACCCGGATCGAGATTATCTGGCGGTCGAAGTGCACACGCCGGGAATCGCCAACCTGCTCGACCTGGTAGAACGCCGTGACCTGCGCAACGTCCGGGTGGCCCGGGGCGACGCCCTGGAGCTGGTCCGTCGCCTACCGGAAGGGTCGCTCGACGCGGTGCACGTCTTCTTCCCGGACCCGTGGCCCAAGGCCCGCCACCACAAGCGGCGGCTGATCCAGCCGGCCCACGTGGCCCTGCTGCGCGACCGGCTGGCGCCCGGCGGCACCCTGCACTGCGCCACCGACTGGGCCGAGTACGCCGAGGCGATGCGGGAGACCCTCGACGCCGACCCGGAGCTGGTCAGCGCCCACGACGGCTACGCCCCGCGCCCGGCACACCGGCCGGTGACCAAGTTCGAGCGCCGGGCCCTGCATGCCGGCCGCCCGGTCGCGGATCTGATCTATCAGCGCCGGTAG
- a CDS encoding class F sortase gives MPAPRPAARPAAHTAAARSAVARRVSIDHMVTSQPAPPVRPAAGRPAANRQRRPGRSPWTVPLAVLLVLAGVFATGAGLGRTVGPLDWAAGGDRPPSSDSGAVRASRPVSLAVPTIGVAAPVAPVGQARDGSIAVPPLERHNETGWYDRGPVPGEPGPAVIVGHVDTKSGPSVFYDLGKLKPGDTIEVTRADKSVVTFRVDSVEHFPKDQFPADRIYGHEGPPGLRLITCGGNFVGGGTGYLDNVIAFASLTTTRTP, from the coding sequence ATGCCCGCCCCGCGCCCCGCCGCCCGCCCCGCCGCCCACACGGCGGCGGCCCGCTCGGCCGTCGCCCGGCGGGTCTCCATCGACCACATGGTCACCTCCCAGCCGGCGCCGCCGGTCCGCCCCGCCGCCGGTCGACCGGCCGCCAACCGCCAGCGGCGGCCGGGGCGCTCGCCCTGGACGGTGCCGCTAGCCGTGCTGCTGGTGCTGGCCGGCGTCTTCGCCACCGGTGCCGGCCTGGGCCGTACGGTCGGGCCGCTGGACTGGGCGGCTGGCGGCGACCGGCCGCCGAGCAGCGACAGCGGCGCCGTGCGGGCCAGCCGGCCGGTGAGCCTCGCGGTGCCGACGATCGGCGTGGCCGCGCCGGTCGCGCCGGTGGGCCAGGCCCGGGACGGCTCGATCGCCGTGCCGCCGCTGGAGCGGCACAACGAGACCGGCTGGTACGACCGGGGTCCCGTCCCCGGCGAGCCGGGGCCCGCGGTGATCGTGGGCCACGTCGACACCAAGAGCGGCCCGTCGGTCTTCTACGACCTGGGCAAGCTGAAGCCGGGCGACACGATCGAGGTGACCCGGGCCGACAAGTCGGTGGTGACGTTCCGGGTCGACTCGGTGGAGCACTTCCCGAAGGACCAGTTCCCGGCCGACCGGATCTACGGCCACGAGGGGCCGCCGGGGCTACGGCTCATCACCTGCGGTGGCAATTTCGTCGGCGGCGGCACCGGCTACCTCGACAACGTCATCGCCTTCGCCTCGCTGACCACCACCCGCACCCCCTGA
- a CDS encoding DUF6343 family protein, whose amino-acid sequence MTRSQPRRARGTVGHAYSALNLRLALASFGLVIMVIFAVLAFLADVTWLGVVCTILAIVAVVDLVIIQRRRAARRREEPGVRHSLFE is encoded by the coding sequence ATGACGAGATCGCAGCCCCGGCGTGCCCGTGGCACGGTCGGGCACGCGTACAGCGCGCTGAACCTCCGGCTCGCCCTCGCCAGCTTCGGACTGGTGATCATGGTCATCTTCGCCGTGCTGGCGTTCCTGGCCGACGTGACGTGGCTGGGCGTGGTCTGCACGATCCTCGCGATCGTTGCCGTGGTCGACCTGGTGATCATCCAGCGTCGCCGCGCCGCCCGCCGCCGTGAGGAACCGGGCGTACGGCACTCACTGTTCGAGTGA
- a CDS encoding peptidase M23, with product MRDDGTLDDPNAPDDPSGRTADQTSPERSIRPNRLRAARELVAAPGRARMALAAGVVCCLGLATFAQASDETAGVVSRVDPLAARSELAQRAQQGGATRDLDRTPAAQVATPTATPSAAPTGAAADPDTEPDTKRDRRPERRQVDPAPVAGLTRVQMKNAEAIVRTGREMGVPRRGLVIAVATAMQESTLLNYASGVLPESQNYPHQAIGWDHDSVGLFQQRPSSGWGSVRDLMEPEFATRQFLTALEQIPGWQQMPLTDAAQAVQVSAFGWAYAQHEWAATEVVDAIAPTGR from the coding sequence ATGCGTGACGACGGCACCCTCGACGACCCGAACGCCCCCGACGACCCCTCCGGCCGTACGGCTGACCAGACATCACCCGAACGGTCGATCCGGCCGAACCGGCTCCGCGCCGCCCGGGAGCTGGTCGCCGCACCGGGGCGGGCCCGGATGGCGCTCGCCGCCGGCGTGGTCTGCTGCCTGGGCCTGGCGACGTTCGCCCAGGCGAGCGACGAGACCGCGGGCGTGGTGTCCCGGGTCGATCCCCTCGCGGCCCGCTCCGAGCTGGCGCAGCGCGCGCAGCAGGGCGGCGCCACCCGGGATCTGGACCGGACACCGGCCGCCCAGGTCGCCACCCCGACCGCGACCCCGTCGGCCGCGCCGACCGGTGCCGCCGCCGACCCGGACACCGAGCCGGACACGAAGCGTGACCGGCGCCCGGAGCGCAGGCAGGTGGACCCGGCTCCGGTGGCCGGACTGACCAGGGTGCAGATGAAGAACGCGGAGGCGATCGTGCGTACCGGCCGCGAGATGGGCGTGCCGCGCCGGGGGCTGGTGATCGCGGTGGCCACCGCGATGCAGGAGAGCACCCTGCTCAACTACGCGAGCGGCGTGCTGCCCGAGTCGCAGAACTACCCGCACCAGGCCATCGGCTGGGACCATGACTCCGTCGGGCTGTTCCAGCAGCGGCCCAGCAGTGGCTGGGGCAGCGTGCGGGACCTGATGGAGCCGGAGTTCGCCACCCGGCAGTTCCTCACGGCCCTGGAGCAGATCCCCGGCTGGCAGCAGATGCCGCTGACCGACGCCGCCCAGGCGGTGCAGGTGTCGGCGTTCGGGTGGGCGTACGCCCAGCACGAGTGGGCGGCCACCGAGGTCGTCGACGCCATCGCGCCGACCGGGAGGTAG
- a CDS encoding PAC2 family protein, protein MLDPHELYELTDDLPDLGQPVLIQALTGFVDAGNASRLAREQLLTSLETRPIATFDVDQLFDYRSRRPAMTFVEDHWESYDAPKLELHLLHDDDETPFLLLTGPEPDLQWERFVAAVAGLAARLDVRLTVGLNSIPMAVPHTRPTGVTAHATRRELIAGYEPWLQRVQVPAGVGHLLEYRLGEQNRDALGFAAHVPHYVAQTEYPAAAEVLLASVSRSTGLLLPRDGLRSAAEVVRVEIDRQVAQTEDAAALVQALEEQYDAFARGRGERNLLAPESGPLPTADELGAELERFLAEQTRPNDSPGS, encoded by the coding sequence GTGCTCGACCCACACGAGCTCTATGAGCTCACCGACGATCTGCCCGACCTCGGCCAGCCGGTCCTGATCCAGGCCCTCACCGGCTTCGTCGACGCGGGCAACGCCAGCCGGTTGGCCCGCGAGCAACTGCTCACCTCGCTGGAGACCCGCCCGATCGCGACCTTCGACGTCGACCAGCTCTTCGACTACCGCTCCCGTCGTCCCGCGATGACCTTCGTCGAGGACCACTGGGAGTCGTACGACGCCCCCAAGCTCGAGCTGCACCTGCTCCACGACGACGACGAGACGCCGTTCCTGCTGCTCACCGGCCCCGAGCCGGATCTTCAGTGGGAGCGTTTCGTGGCCGCGGTCGCCGGTCTCGCCGCCCGGCTGGACGTCCGGCTCACCGTCGGGCTCAACTCCATTCCGATGGCGGTGCCGCACACCCGGCCGACCGGGGTGACCGCGCACGCCACCCGGCGCGAGCTGATCGCCGGCTACGAGCCGTGGCTGCAGCGGGTCCAGGTCCCCGCCGGCGTCGGGCACCTGCTCGAGTACCGGCTCGGCGAGCAGAACCGCGACGCGCTCGGCTTCGCCGCCCACGTGCCGCACTACGTGGCCCAGACCGAGTACCCGGCCGCGGCCGAGGTGCTGCTCGCCTCGGTGTCCCGCAGCACCGGGCTGCTGCTCCCCCGCGACGGGCTGCGCTCGGCGGCCGAGGTGGTCCGGGTCGAGATCGACCGCCAGGTCGCCCAGACCGAGGACGCCGCCGCGCTGGTCCAGGCGCTCGAGGAGCAGTACGACGCGTTCGCCCGCGGGCGGGGCGAGCGGAACCTGCTCGCGCCGGAGTCCGGGCCACTGCCCACCGCCGACGAGCTGGGCGCTGAGCTGGAGCGGTTCCTGGCCGAGCAGACCCGCCCCAACGACTCCCCCGGGAGCTGA
- a CDS encoding NADP-dependent succinic semialdehyde dehydrogenase: MSIATTNPATGQVLKTYDVMPAEQIDAGIGRADQAFRQLRGTTVYQRAGWMNAAADLLDAERDEIARIMTTEMGKTYASAKAEVTKCATAARFYAAHAAEFLADEPADAASVKATQAFIRYQPIGPVLAVMPWNFPLWQVMRFAAPALMAGNTGLLKHASNVPQTALLLEDLFRRAGFPEGAFTTLLVGSDAVDQILSDPRVRAATLTGSEGAGRSIAQIAGRELKKTVLELGGSDPFVVMPSADLDRAAEVATTARCQNNGQSCIAAKRFIVHTDVFDAFAERFAANMAALRVGDPMDDRTDVGPLATARGRDEVTAQVRDAIDNGATVLVGGEQPDRDGWWYPPTVVTDLRPEMRMWHEEVFGPVAGLFRVSSYDEAIEVANGTSYGLGSNAWTQDPDEQRRFAADLDAGNVFVNGMTTSFPELPFGGVKNSGYGRELSALGMREFCNTKTVWVGGEGAGPIGPAGSHAE, encoded by the coding sequence ATGTCCATCGCCACCACCAACCCCGCCACCGGACAGGTGCTCAAGACGTACGACGTGATGCCCGCCGAGCAGATCGACGCCGGGATCGGGCGGGCCGACCAGGCGTTCCGGCAGCTGCGCGGCACCACGGTCTACCAGCGGGCCGGGTGGATGAACGCGGCGGCCGACCTGCTGGACGCCGAGCGCGACGAGATCGCGCGGATCATGACCACCGAGATGGGCAAGACGTACGCCTCGGCGAAGGCCGAGGTGACCAAGTGCGCCACCGCCGCCCGGTTCTACGCCGCCCACGCCGCCGAGTTCCTCGCCGACGAGCCGGCCGACGCCGCGTCGGTGAAGGCCACGCAGGCGTTCATCCGCTACCAGCCGATCGGGCCGGTGCTCGCGGTGATGCCGTGGAACTTCCCGCTCTGGCAGGTGATGCGGTTCGCCGCGCCGGCGCTGATGGCCGGCAACACCGGCCTGCTCAAGCACGCCTCGAACGTGCCGCAGACGGCCCTGCTGCTGGAGGACCTGTTCCGCCGCGCCGGCTTCCCCGAGGGGGCGTTCACCACCCTCCTGGTCGGCTCGGACGCCGTCGACCAGATCCTCAGTGACCCGCGGGTGCGGGCGGCGACGTTGACCGGCAGCGAGGGGGCCGGCCGGTCGATCGCCCAGATCGCCGGCCGGGAGCTGAAGAAGACCGTGCTGGAGTTGGGCGGCAGCGACCCGTTCGTGGTGATGCCGTCGGCCGACCTGGACCGCGCCGCCGAGGTGGCCACGACCGCGCGCTGCCAGAACAACGGCCAGTCCTGCATCGCGGCGAAGCGGTTCATCGTGCACACCGACGTGTTCGACGCCTTCGCCGAGCGGTTCGCCGCGAACATGGCGGCGCTGCGCGTCGGCGATCCGATGGACGACCGGACCGACGTGGGCCCACTGGCCACCGCACGCGGGCGCGACGAGGTGACGGCCCAGGTCCGCGACGCGATCGACAACGGCGCCACGGTGCTCGTCGGCGGCGAGCAGCCGGACCGGGACGGCTGGTGGTACCCGCCGACCGTGGTCACCGACCTCAGGCCGGAGATGCGGATGTGGCACGAGGAGGTCTTCGGCCCGGTCGCCGGCCTCTTCCGGGTGTCGTCCTACGACGAGGCGATCGAGGTGGCCAACGGCACCAGCTACGGCCTCGGCTCGAACGCCTGGACGCAGGACCCGGACGAGCAGCGGCGGTTCGCCGCCGACCTGGACGCCGGCAACGTCTTCGTCAACGGCATGACCACGTCCTTCCCCGAGCTGCCGTTCGGCGGCGTGAAGAACTCGGGCTACGGCCGCGAGCTGTCGGCGCTGGGCATGCGGGAGTTCTGCAACACCAAGACCGTCTGGGTCGGCGGCGAGGGCGCCGGCCCGATCGGCCCGGCCGGATCGCACGCCGAGTGA